GTGCCCGCCGCGGAAGGCGACACGGGTCCGGTGAACGCATAGACGGCACCGGTGTCCGTTGGGCTGGCGGTCTCGTTGAGGTAGGCGCTCACGATGAGATCCGCGCCACTGTCACCCGCGATGTCGCCCACGGCCACGGCCGCGCCCGCGAGATCTCCAGCGGCCACGCCCCGGAAGCGGGGGCTGGTGGTGCCCAGCACCTTGTCTCCGCCACCGAGCGACGAGCCATCCACCGGATAGGCCACGCCCTGGTTGGTGGTGCTGGCCGAGCTGGCGTAGTTCGGGGCGCCCAGGATCAGGTCGATGCCAGAGGAGCCGAGGAAATCACCCGCCGCCACGGCCTGGCCCTGGCGGTTGCCCGCGGCCTCGCCCTCGATGCGTGTGGCGTAGCCGCGGATGTCCACGGGGTTCGACAGGTTGAGCACGTACGTGTAGCCCTTGAGCGTCGTGCCCGTGCCGGGTGCTCCGATGAGGAGGTCGGTGATGCCATCACCGTTCACATCCCCCGCGCCCAGTGCCGCGCCCGCGCGCGTGCTGGCGAGACCCGTGAAACGGCGCTCCGCCTGGGCGGGCAGCGCCGTCGCCGAGCCCGCGGTCAGCTTGCACAACGGATCGCCCGGTAGGGCCTGTTCCTGCTTCTCGAACGTGGAGGAACTCTCCTCCTTTCGCGAGTCCTGCCCCTCGCATGCGGCGAGCGCCAGGCCCGATACGAGGACCATCAATCGAGTCTTCAAAAGCACACTCCTGTGTCAGGTCATGCCTTCCGTGAACTGGAAGACACTCCGAGTATCAGAGCGTGTTGGACATGGGGGCCTGTATTTTCCCAAGCGCTGAGAGCTTTCCCTGCCTCGCTGGATTTGCGGACTTCATGACGCACCCGCTGTCGGCTATCTCCCCAGCGGCTCGGATCGGGGGGCAGGGCGGCTTGCCGCAGTGCGGCATCCAGCTCAGCTTGCGAGGACTCTTGGGGGGAGGTCCTCGATGCAGCCGTACCGTCGTTTTCATTCCCAGTACCGTGAGCGGTTGGCACTCGCGGATGGGTCGTGGGCGGAGCTGCGGATGGTGCGGCCCGAGGACGCGGCGCTGCTGCGCGACGGCTTCGAGCGGCTCTCCCCGCGCTCGCGCTTCCAGCGCTTCATGTCGGCCAAGCCCCGGCTGTCGCAGGACGAGCTGCGCTACCTCACGAGCGTGGATGGGGAGCGGCACGTGGCCCTCGGGGCGGTGACGTGGAGTCCCGTCGGCCGCGAGGTGGGGATGGGCGTGGCCCGGTTCTTCCGGCTGGCGGAGGCCCCCGAGACCGCCGAGGTGGCCATCACCGTGGTGGATGATGCCCAGGGCAAGGGGCTCGGCCGCGTCCTGCTGGAGCGGCTGGTGGAGGCCGCGCGCGAGCGGGGGGTGGAGTGCTTCGAGTTCCGGGTGCTGGCGGGCAACCTGGCCATGTACCGGCTCGTCCAGGCGCTCGCGCCGTGTGAGCCCGAGCAGGACGATGACGCGCTCTGCTTCCGCGTGCCGCTGGCCGCTCCGGCGCGCGGGGGGAACGAGCTGCTGCGCACGTTGCTGGCACTCGCGGCCCAGGGGGCGCTCACGCTCATCGGGCCCACGTGCCGCAGGAGAATGCACCTCCACGCGCCGCCCCCCGTGGGCTACGGGGAGTCGGCCCGCTCCCCCTGAGGGCGAGCAGGCACCGTGTTCTCCTCACATACGCGTTACGCTGGGGTGAAGGTCTCCGCATGCCCTGGCTCACCCTCGTCCTCTCCCTCATGGTGCTCGTGCTGCTCCGGCAGCCGATCATCTCCGGGCTGTTCTCCCTGGCTGAGACGTGCAGCTTCGACTGGGGGGCCTACCGCGGCACGCTCCGGCTCATTCGGACCATCCGGCTGCTGGGGGCCAATGTGCCGATGCGACGGATGCTGCACCAGCTCTCGGTGCATGCCCACGAGGCGCTCGGAGACACCGCGCGGGCCGTCGAGGGCGCGCGGCTCCTCGCGAAGGAAGCCAGGGCGGTAGAGGATTGGGGGCTCGCCAACACCGCCATCAACACCTTCATCAACGCGGGCCTGTACCAGGAGGCCCTGGAGGTCGAGCGCGGTTGGGAGCCCCAGGAGGAGCCCGACGAG
This is a stretch of genomic DNA from Archangium violaceum. It encodes these proteins:
- a CDS encoding GNAT family N-acetyltransferase, yielding MQPYRRFHSQYRERLALADGSWAELRMVRPEDAALLRDGFERLSPRSRFQRFMSAKPRLSQDELRYLTSVDGERHVALGAVTWSPVGREVGMGVARFFRLAEAPETAEVAITVVDDAQGKGLGRVLLERLVEAARERGVECFEFRVLAGNLAMYRLVQALAPCEPEQDDDALCFRVPLAAPARGGNELLRTLLALAAQGALTLIGPTCRRRMHLHAPPPVGYGESARSP